In the Commensalibacter melissae genome, GCCTTGGATGAGAAAGAATATCAGGTCACTGACAAAGATTGTGTCATGATTGATGAAGCCGGTGTTCAATCCTTGGCAGGATTGATGGGTGGTGAAAAAACAGGTGTCAGTGAGAATACAACAGATATCTTTCTTGAATGCGCTCTTTTCGATCCTGCTTTGATTGCCTTGAGTGGTCGACGTCATATGATCGTGACTGATGCGCGACAGAGGTTTGAACGGGGCGTTGATCAGGCTTTGTTACCAGATGCGATCGAATTGGCTACGCAAATGATTATCAAATTGTGTGGGGGGCAGGCAAGCGATGTGGTTCATGCAGGTCAAGAACCCAAATGGCAGCGTACAGCAACCTTGCATTATAATCGTTTGAAAGATTATGGTGGATTGACAGTATCGGAAAATAGGGTTTCGGAAATACTGACCAATCTTGGTTTTGTGATTGCAGAAAAAAATTCGGAATGGATAAGGGTTGATGTACCTTCATGGCGTAATGATATCGCAATGTCCATCAAAATGGCCTATAATTCCAAGTTGGATGTGGTAAAAAAAGACAAACTGCTTGATTCTGTAAGAGCCTTGGAGGGTGAAGCAGATTTGGTGGAAGAAATATTGCGCATAGAGGGATTGGATAAAATTCCCGCCTGTTCCATGCCTTTGATTCAGCCCGTTCCTTCACCTGCATTGACAACAGATCAGGAGCGTTCTATTCTTTGTTCCCGTTTGCTTGCTGCACAAGGTTTGATCGAAACAGTAAATTTTTCATTTGTAGATCATGAAATTGCTGCACGATTGGGGGAAGCACCTGAATCTTTACGTTTAATGAATCCAATTTCAAATGATATGGATCAATTACGGCCGACCCCTCTGGCTTCGATCCTGCCTGTTATGCAGCGTAACATAACACGTGGTATTGGTGATATTGGACTTTTCGAAACTGGGCCTGCCTTTACACGAAATCAGGAACGCCTTATTGCAGCCGGTGCACGGTACGGACATATGCAACGTCAATATGATGGTAAAGCACCAAAAGTTACTTTATGGGATGTAAAAAAGGATGTTTTAACGGTTCTCGATGGACTGGGCATATCAATTGATTCTTTAAAAACGGTTGGTGAAACACCGAATTATTATCATCCCGGACGTTCTGGCCGGTTGAGTTTGGGGCCAAAAAATATATTGGCTTATTTTGGTGAGTTGCATCCTTCTTTGGTAAAAGAATTTGGTTTTGATCAGGCTCCCATGATTTTTGAAATTATGCTTGATACAGTAATTCCAAAGAAGATTACCAGGAAAAAGGCACCTGTACTTTCAATCTTTCAACCCTTAAAGCGTGATTTTGCCTTTGTTTTAAAAGACGGGACCCCTGTCGAGCAGCTTTTACAGGTCGTTAAACAGGCTGATCGCAAATATATAAATTCGGTTGAATTGTTTGATGTTTATAGAGGAGATAAAGTTCAGGCAGATCATAAATCCGTCGCTGTTCAGGTAACTATCCAGCCAAATGACCGAACATTGAAAGATGAGGAAATAGAGGCAATCTCCCAAAAAATCATCAAGGAAGTTGCACGTTTGCTTGGTGGAAATTTAAGATAAATTTAGTCTGTTTGTATTAAAGCCCATGTAAGAAGCCGTTACATGGGCTTTTTAAATTCCGCGATATATTTATATATTTACTATTTCACTCTTAATTTTGTCTGGTCTAAATATTATGCCTGTGACGAATAAATCCTTGGGGAATTTTTCTTTTAATCTGTTTGCGACTCTGTCAGGACTTTTGACGATTTTATTATGGTCAAGTCTGGCCATCATGACAACTTTTGTAGCCTCAATACCCCGATTTGAGCTTCTATGGTTTGGTTTCGGTTTGTCTTTTGTTATTGGAACATTGATTCTGGTCCTAACGGGACGTTTAAATGAAATGAAACAGCCATTAAAACCCTGGATCACCGGATTTAGTGGAATTTTCTTTTTTCATTTGTTCTATTTTTTAGGATTGGCTTTGGCACCGCCAGCGCAGGTAACCTTGATGTCATATCTATGGCCAACAATGCTGGTTGTTTGCAGCGCTTTTTTAAGTAAGCGACAGTTTCATATAGCATATTTGATTGGCGTTCTGATGGGATTGGCCGGGACTGTTTTTTTAATGTATGGAGGAAAAAATACAGTAATTACCCCGTGGGTTTTATTAGGGTATTTTCTTGGTTTTTTATGTGCCATCGTATGGACAATCTATTCATTGGTTAATAGAAAATATGTAAATGTTCCAGCTGGCATGCTGATTGGTGTTTGCGGTGGAATTTCATTGGTAGCCATGCTGATTCATTTCAGTATTGAACCAACAGTCATCCCATCCCTGAAAGAAATGATAATCTTGATCTATATGGGTTGCGGTCCGATGGGAATTGCCTTTCTTGCCTGGGATTATGCCTCAAAAAATGCTAATATGTCGTTATTGGGAAGCTTGGCCTATTTGGCACCTTTACTATCCATGGTATGGCTGGTGGTGGCCGGTAAGGCTCCAGCAACATTTGGATTGGGAATGGCTGTTATTTTAATTGTGGGGGGAGCAATAGTTGCAACTTACCCTTTAAAACATGTAAAAGAATAGCAATCTTTGTAAAAAATCTATAGATATATAACTAAAGTTAAATTTGATTTATTGAGACAGTCTTATTGATATTGGTGCACCATGACAGATACGCCTTTGGAATCTATTCGTAATTTTTCTATTATCGCTCATATTGATCATGGGAAATCCACCCTTGCTGATCGTCTTATCCAGGCATGTGGTGCATTGACGCAAAGGGAAATGCAAGCCCAGGTTTTGGATAATATGGATATTGAGCGTGAACGTGGCATTACGATCAAGGCGCAAACTGTAAGACTGCATTATAAGGCAAAAGATGGAAAGACCTATATCCTTAATTTAATGGATACACCTGGTCATGTGGATTTTGCCTATGAAGTAAGCCGTTCTCTTGCCGCTTGTGAAGGATCGTTGCTGGTCGTTGATGCATCTCAGGGGGTAGAGGCGCAAACCCTGGCGAATGTGTATCAGGCCATTGATGCAAACCATGAGATTGTTCCAGTTTTAAACAAGGTTGATTTACCAGCTGCGGATGTTGAAAAAACCAAGGAACAGATTGAGGAAATCATAGGCATTCCGGCAGATGATGCCATTGGCGTCTCGGCAAAAACAGGTTTGAATATTGATGCGGTTTTAGAAGCATTGGTGACCCGTTTACCTTCTCCCAAAGGGGATTTGGAGGCACCTTTGCAAGCTTTGTTGGTGGATAGTTGGTATGATACTTACCTTGGCGTCATTATTTTAGTGCGTATTAAAGAAGGTCGCCTTAAAAAGGGGATGCGTATTCGCATGATGTCAAACAACAGAACATATCATGTTGAACAGGTGGGTGTTTTCACGCCCCATATGCGCGAGGTTGAATCTCTGGGTGCTGGAGAGCTGGGTTTTATCAATGCCGCGATTAAAACCGTGGCAGATTGTCATGTGGGTGATACGATTACCGATGATCGCCGACCTGCGACCGAACCTTTGGCTGGATTTAAGCCATCAATTCCCGTTGTTTGGTGTGGATTATATCCAATGGATGCCGATGACTTTGAAAAGCTGAGAGAAAGTCTAGGTAAATTGCAGCTTAATGATGCATCATTTCATTATGAACCAGAAACTTCCGCTGCGTTGGGATTTGGTTTCCGCTGTGGATTTCTGGGATTGTTACATCTTGAAATTATACAGGAACGGTTAAGTCGAGAATTTGATCTTAACCTGATAGCTACAGCACCCTCGGTTGTTTATCATTTATACAAACGGGATGGGACGATTGAGGATCTTCATAATCCTGCTGACATGCCTGATCCCACCCTGATTGAAAAAATAGAGGAACCATGGATAAAAGCATCCATTATGGTTCCTGATGAATATCTGGGAGCTGTATTGGGTTTATGTACAGAACGCCGTGGTCAACAGGTTGACCTGACGTATGTTGGGGCAAGGGCAATGGTTGTTTATCGCCTGCCGTTAAATGAGGTTGTCTTTGATTTCTATGATCGCCTCAAGTCCGCGACACGAGGATATGCCAGTTTTGACTATCATATGGATGGCTATGAAGAAAGTGATTTGGTTCGAATTAGCATTTTGGTAAATCAGGAACCTGTTGATGCCTTGGCCTTTGTTGCTCACCGTTCCGTAGCGGAATCACGCGGACGGGCAATCTGTGCCAAATTGAAAGACTTAATTCCGCGTCAACTGTTCAAGATTGCCATCCAGGCAGCAATAGGGGGTCGTGTCATAGCGCGTGAAACCATTGGGGCCCTATCAAAGGATGTTACTGCCAAATGTTACGGAGGTGACATTTCTCGAAAACGTAAACTGCTTGAAAAACAAAAAGAAGGTAAAAAACGTATGCGACAATTTGGTAAAGTTGAGATTCCTCAATCAGCCTTTTTAGCAGCATTGAAAATTGACCGATAATTTTTGATACAAGATTTTCATTATTACTCTGACCTATTTGATTTTTTGAAAAATATCAAATAGGTTTTTTATTGTTGATTTGTCTGAATGCTAGCGTTTCTTTTAATTTGTACTTTGATTTATTTTTCTGCTTTTTTTTATTTTTTGGGTAAAAATCAAGTTCCTTTAAAAAAAGGGTTTACATTTCTTTCCAGTCGTAAAAATAAAAATCATATTAATTATAAAAATTGTAAACATGAATTATTTTCCGCTGACGATTTTATTTATAAACGATATGCAGAACAAAACACTAACATTAACCGATGTAATCTATATCCTGTAATCCCCGTTAATTTCGAATCCATTTTCATATTTAATTGTCTGCAAATGTGGTTGATCGATAAGAGATTGCATTGGTATATAGGTTTTGAAGTGTCAATGGGGGCATTCATCAAGACTGATTCTTCCTTGCCCCAGGAAATTCAAGATCAAGCTTTTTGGGCCTATAATAATAAACGTGTTGATTTTTTACTGGTTAATTGCTTCGGAACACCCAAATTGGTAATTGAATATCATGGTTCTGGTCATAACCTTTCAAGGGATGCAGAGGACCGAATGAAAATCAAACGGGCTATTTTATACAAAGCAGCCATTCCTTTGTTTGAAATTAGTTATACGATGTCTAAAAATGAGATTATTTATTGGTTAAATCAGTTTTACAAGGAACATATCAAAAGTGATGAGAGGGGTTGAAATCGAACCTACAGTTAAAAATTCATAAAGTTTTTAAAACCATATTGAATTCGATATAAAAGATCAGTTTAATATTTAAATATATGAAAATTATATATGAATCATTTTTTGAAATTTATTTTAATCTATATTGTTAAATGGTTTAATTTCAGTTTTAAAGTTTTTCAGAAATAATCTTTGTTTTTTATGAAATTTTTCTTGCCTAATATGAAAAAATTGTTATCTTTCATTTTTAGTTAACCTTTTACGGAGAGATGGCCGAGTGGCTTAAGGCGCACGCTTGGAAAGCGTGTGTACGTGAATAGCGTACCGTGGGTTCGAATCCCACTTTCTCCGCCAGTCAATAAAACATTATCCCACATCACCTCACATTTTCCCCAGAAAACTAGCATTTTTTGATAAAACCACTAAACATTGTCCAACATTATATGACATTTGAATGCATTTAATATTGGGGTATATAATTTTTCATCTTGGGGTATATCAATGTTAACGGATAAGGCCATAATAACAGCTAAATATCAGGAACAGGGTAAAAACAAACTTTATGAATGTGGTTTATACCTGGTTATAATAAAAGCAAATTCCAAAATATGGCGTTTTAAATACACTTTCGCAAAAAAGTGAAATACTAACATTTGATTCTTATGCTTAAATACCATTAGCAGACATGTGAGAAGCAAAATATGGTTAAAGCTATCGATCTTGGAATTGCTAATTTACAACAAAAATTTTTTCAATCTATACAGCAAAAAAATGTTTTAAAAATATTTTAATGATTGGTGGATTCAAATAAAGATAAGTATTTGAAGCTTATATATAATCTTTAAATGTAATATTATTTCTAAATTTGAAATTAATATCGCATGCATACTTCTAAAAGAAATAACATATAGG is a window encoding:
- the pheT gene encoding phenylalanine--tRNA ligase subunit beta; the encoded protein is MKFTLSWLHDHLDTNRSLEDICAALNKIGLEVEGVEDPGKTLAPFRTAKIISAEQHPNADRLRVCHVDAGKGFEDIQIVCGAPNACAGLITVLAPVGTYVPGSDITIKAGKIRGEQSNGMMCSSRELNLGDDHDGIMELPVDTPIGVSYAEYAQLNDPVIEIAITPNRGDALSIRNIARDLSVAGMGTLKPLKVPKIQAQFSSALSWNNQYEDACPWILGRTIRNVKNGPSPEWLQKRLRAVGIRPISCLVDITNYFAFDLGRPLHVYDLDRIAGKQLTICHGNGEKFLALDEKEYQVTDKDCVMIDEAGVQSLAGLMGGEKTGVSENTTDIFLECALFDPALIALSGRRHMIVTDARQRFERGVDQALLPDAIELATQMIIKLCGGQASDVVHAGQEPKWQRTATLHYNRLKDYGGLTVSENRVSEILTNLGFVIAEKNSEWIRVDVPSWRNDIAMSIKMAYNSKLDVVKKDKLLDSVRALEGEADLVEEILRIEGLDKIPACSMPLIQPVPSPALTTDQERSILCSRLLAAQGLIETVNFSFVDHEIAARLGEAPESLRLMNPISNDMDQLRPTPLASILPVMQRNITRGIGDIGLFETGPAFTRNQERLIAAGARYGHMQRQYDGKAPKVTLWDVKKDVLTVLDGLGISIDSLKTVGETPNYYHPGRSGRLSLGPKNILAYFGELHPSLVKEFGFDQAPMIFEIMLDTVIPKKITRKKAPVLSIFQPLKRDFAFVLKDGTPVEQLLQVVKQADRKYINSVELFDVYRGDKVQADHKSVAVQVTIQPNDRTLKDEEIEAISQKIIKEVARLLGGNLR
- a CDS encoding DMT family transporter, with translation MPVTNKSLGNFSFNLFATLSGLLTILLWSSLAIMTTFVASIPRFELLWFGFGLSFVIGTLILVLTGRLNEMKQPLKPWITGFSGIFFFHLFYFLGLALAPPAQVTLMSYLWPTMLVVCSAFLSKRQFHIAYLIGVLMGLAGTVFLMYGGKNTVITPWVLLGYFLGFLCAIVWTIYSLVNRKYVNVPAGMLIGVCGGISLVAMLIHFSIEPTVIPSLKEMIILIYMGCGPMGIAFLAWDYASKNANMSLLGSLAYLAPLLSMVWLVVAGKAPATFGLGMAVILIVGGAIVATYPLKHVKE
- the lepA gene encoding translation elongation factor 4 produces the protein MTDTPLESIRNFSIIAHIDHGKSTLADRLIQACGALTQREMQAQVLDNMDIERERGITIKAQTVRLHYKAKDGKTYILNLMDTPGHVDFAYEVSRSLAACEGSLLVVDASQGVEAQTLANVYQAIDANHEIVPVLNKVDLPAADVEKTKEQIEEIIGIPADDAIGVSAKTGLNIDAVLEALVTRLPSPKGDLEAPLQALLVDSWYDTYLGVIILVRIKEGRLKKGMRIRMMSNNRTYHVEQVGVFTPHMREVESLGAGELGFINAAIKTVADCHVGDTITDDRRPATEPLAGFKPSIPVVWCGLYPMDADDFEKLRESLGKLQLNDASFHYEPETSAALGFGFRCGFLGLLHLEIIQERLSREFDLNLIATAPSVVYHLYKRDGTIEDLHNPADMPDPTLIEKIEEPWIKASIMVPDEYLGAVLGLCTERRGQQVDLTYVGARAMVVYRLPLNEVVFDFYDRLKSATRGYASFDYHMDGYEESDLVRISILVNQEPVDALAFVAHRSVAESRGRAICAKLKDLIPRQLFKIAIQAAIGGRVIARETIGALSKDVTAKCYGGDISRKRKLLEKQKEGKKRMRQFGKVEIPQSAFLAALKIDR
- a CDS encoding DUF2726 domain-containing protein, which codes for MGKNQVPLKKGFTFLSSRKNKNHINYKNCKHELFSADDFIYKRYAEQNTNINRCNLYPVIPVNFESIFIFNCLQMWLIDKRLHWYIGFEVSMGAFIKTDSSLPQEIQDQAFWAYNNKRVDFLLVNCFGTPKLVIEYHGSGHNLSRDAEDRMKIKRAILYKAAIPLFEISYTMSKNEIIYWLNQFYKEHIKSDERG